A stretch of the Thermus thermophilus genome encodes the following:
- a CDS encoding ATP-binding protein has translation MSPEALLAGLFLYLGLLFLLARLGEERGGRLFQSPWTYTLSLGVYATAWTFFGSAGWAATSGPLFLTIYLGPTLALALWPLLHLRLLRLARAHRLTSWADFLYLRYGRDPLLGAVAAGFLVLGLLPYLALQLKAIAQAFLFLSGEARPLGDVALYTALLLAFFTVLFGTRRLDPTERHRGLVLAVAFEGGVKLFAMLALGLYALLGHGTEPFREAVRRGLDPLLLPPQGLEGHLAWTGLTLLALLAFLFLPRQFHVAVVENTDERHLALASWAFPLYLLLLNLPILPLALLGRLHHPEVPPDLYVLAVAREGGAALAFLAFLGGVSAATAMVVVETLALSILVSHHLLAPLLLRRQALGRLLLFRRGTILAVLLLAYLYFRLAGEAYALVGMGLISFVAVAQLAPAGLLGLFWPGSTREGALAGLFGGILVWAYTLLLPALVRSGWLPEDLFAALPSFLHPEGLFGVRGLDPVVHGFLASLLTNTGLHLLVSLRQPPSPPPSGRAGEEEALADLLERFLGPEARESLRAYARTLKGPDKAERLAERAEALLAGALGPATARLLLLSATREVPREAVEAAARESQRVRAYAQALEAAQRELEAAYRRLEEMDRLKDEFLATVSHELKTPLTAVRALAEILAQGEVGEEERRRFTALLAQEAARLSRLVEEILAYTRLEARPEEPPAPADLEALAQEALALSEPLARERGLRLEARLQPLRVQTHRDRALQVLLNLLANALRHARSRVVLELRMEAGEARFRVVDDGPGVPEALREHIFAPFQSYAGGTGLGLAIARRLAEALGGRVFLEDGEGGVFVFALPLEGGHGRGADRGR, from the coding sequence ATGAGCCCGGAAGCCCTCCTCGCCGGCCTCTTCCTCTACCTGGGCCTCCTCTTCCTCCTCGCCCGCCTGGGGGAAGAACGGGGAGGGCGCCTCTTCCAAAGCCCCTGGACCTACACCCTCTCCCTGGGGGTCTACGCCACCGCCTGGACCTTCTTCGGCAGCGCCGGCTGGGCCGCCACCTCGGGGCCCCTCTTCCTCACCATCTACCTGGGGCCCACCCTGGCCCTGGCCCTCTGGCCCCTTCTCCACCTGCGCCTTCTGCGCCTGGCCCGGGCCCACCGCCTCACCTCCTGGGCCGACTTCCTCTACCTGCGCTACGGCCGGGACCCCCTCTTGGGGGCGGTGGCCGCGGGGTTTCTCGTCCTCGGCCTCCTCCCCTACCTCGCCCTCCAGCTCAAGGCCATCGCCCAGGCCTTCCTCTTCCTGAGCGGGGAGGCGCGCCCCCTGGGGGACGTGGCCCTCTACACCGCCCTCCTCCTCGCCTTCTTCACCGTCCTCTTCGGCACCCGCCGCCTGGACCCCACGGAGCGGCACCGGGGCCTGGTCCTGGCCGTGGCCTTTGAAGGAGGGGTGAAGCTCTTCGCCATGCTGGCCCTGGGCCTTTACGCCCTCCTTGGGCACGGGACCGAGCCCTTCCGCGAGGCCGTCCGCCGGGGCCTTGACCCCCTCCTCCTCCCCCCCCAGGGCCTCGAGGGCCACCTGGCCTGGACGGGCCTCACCCTCCTCGCCCTCCTCGCCTTCCTCTTCCTCCCCCGGCAGTTCCACGTGGCCGTGGTGGAAAACACGGACGAGCGCCACCTGGCCCTGGCCTCCTGGGCCTTCCCCCTCTACCTCCTCCTTCTGAACTTGCCCATCCTGCCCCTGGCCCTCCTGGGCCGCCTGCACCACCCGGAGGTGCCCCCCGACCTCTACGTCCTCGCCGTGGCCCGGGAGGGCGGCGCGGCCCTGGCCTTCCTCGCCTTTTTGGGCGGGGTCTCGGCGGCCACGGCCATGGTGGTGGTGGAGACCCTCGCCCTCTCCATCCTCGTCTCCCACCACCTCCTCGCTCCCCTCCTCCTCCGACGCCAAGCCCTCGGGCGCCTCCTCCTCTTCCGGCGGGGGACGATCCTCGCCGTCCTCCTCCTCGCCTACCTCTACTTCCGCCTGGCGGGGGAGGCCTACGCCCTGGTGGGCATGGGGCTCATCTCCTTCGTGGCCGTGGCCCAGCTCGCCCCGGCGGGGCTCCTCGGCCTCTTCTGGCCGGGAAGCACCCGGGAAGGGGCCCTCGCGGGCCTTTTCGGGGGCATCCTGGTCTGGGCCTACACCCTCCTCCTGCCCGCCCTCGTCCGCTCCGGGTGGCTCCCCGAGGACCTCTTCGCCGCCCTGCCCTCCTTCCTCCACCCGGAGGGGCTTTTTGGGGTGCGGGGGCTTGACCCCGTGGTCCACGGCTTCCTGGCGAGCCTCCTCACGAACACGGGGCTCCACCTCCTCGTCTCCTTACGGCAACCCCCCTCCCCCCCGCCCTCCGGCCGGGCCGGGGAGGAGGAGGCCCTGGCCGACCTCCTGGAGAGGTTCCTGGGCCCCGAGGCCCGGGAAAGCCTGAGGGCCTACGCGAGGACCCTCAAGGGGCCCGACAAGGCGGAGCGCCTCGCCGAGCGGGCGGAGGCCCTCCTCGCCGGGGCCCTGGGGCCCGCCACCGCCCGCCTCCTCCTCCTCTCCGCCACCCGGGAGGTCCCCAGGGAGGCGGTGGAGGCGGCGGCCCGGGAGTCGCAACGGGTGCGGGCCTACGCCCAGGCCCTGGAGGCCGCCCAGCGCGAACTGGAGGCCGCCTACCGCCGCCTGGAGGAGATGGACCGCCTGAAGGACGAGTTCCTCGCCACCGTCTCCCACGAGCTCAAGACCCCCCTCACCGCGGTGCGGGCCCTGGCGGAGATTCTGGCCCAGGGGGAGGTGGGGGAGGAGGAAAGGCGGCGCTTCACCGCCCTCCTCGCCCAGGAGGCGGCCCGCCTCTCCCGGCTCGTGGAGGAGATCCTGGCCTACACCCGCCTGGAGGCCCGCCCCGAGGAGCCCCCGGCCCCCGCGGACCTGGAGGCCCTGGCCCAGGAGGCCCTGGCCCTCTCGGAGCCCCTGGCCCGGGAGCGGGGCCTCCGCCTCGAGGCCCGGCTCCAGCCCCTCCGGGTCCAGACCCACCGGGACCGGGCTCTCCAGGTCCTCCTCAACCTCCTCGCCAACGCCCTGCGCCACGCCCGAAGCCGGGTGGTCCTGGAGCTTCGCATGGAAGCGGGGGAGGCCCGCTTCCGCGTGGTGGACGACGGCCCCGGGGTCCCCGAGGCCCTGAGGGAACACATCTTCGCCCCCTTTCAGAGCTACGCCGGGGGGACGGGCCTGGGCCTCGCCATCGCCCGGAGGCTGGCGGAGGCCCTGGGCGGGCGGGTCTTTTTGGAAGACGGGGAAGGCGGGGTCTTCGTCTTCGCGTTACCCTTGGAGGGAGGCCATGGCCGAGGTGCTGATCGTGGACGATGA
- the purD gene encoding phosphoribosylamine--glycine ligase has translation MKVLVVGSGGREHALLWKAAQSPKVKRLYAAPGNAGMEALAELVPWNGDVEALADWALAEGIDLTLVGPEAPLVEGIADAFQARGLLLFGPTQKAAMIEGSKAFAKGLMERYGIPTARYRVFREPLEALAYLEEVGVPVVVKDSGLAAGKGVTVAFDLHQAKQAVANILNRAEGGEVVIEEYLEGEEATVLALTDGKTVLPLLPSQDHKRLLEGDQGPMTGGMGAVAPYPMDEATLRRVEEEILKPLLRGLRAEGVVYRGVVYAGLMLTREGPKVLEFNARFGDPEAQAVLPLLEGDLVELALKVAEGRLAGTKLSWREGASACVVLAAPGYPESPRKGIPLHVPEPPQGVLVFHAGTRREGGRLVSAGGRVLNVVGLGRDLKEALERAYAYIPQVGFPGAVYRRDIGRRALARLST, from the coding sequence ATGAAGGTCCTCGTGGTGGGCAGCGGGGGGCGGGAGCACGCCCTCCTTTGGAAGGCGGCCCAAAGCCCAAAGGTGAAGCGGCTTTACGCCGCCCCCGGAAACGCCGGGATGGAGGCCCTGGCCGAGCTCGTCCCCTGGAACGGGGACGTGGAGGCCCTGGCGGACTGGGCCCTCGCCGAAGGCATAGACCTCACCCTGGTGGGCCCGGAAGCCCCCCTGGTGGAGGGGATCGCCGACGCCTTCCAGGCCCGGGGGCTTTTGCTTTTCGGCCCCACACAGAAGGCGGCCATGATTGAGGGCTCCAAGGCCTTCGCCAAGGGCCTCATGGAGCGCTACGGCATCCCCACGGCCCGCTACCGGGTCTTCCGGGAGCCCCTGGAGGCCCTGGCGTACCTGGAGGAGGTGGGGGTGCCCGTGGTGGTCAAGGACTCGGGGCTCGCCGCGGGGAAGGGGGTTACGGTGGCCTTTGACCTGCACCAGGCCAAGCAGGCCGTGGCCAACATCCTGAACCGGGCCGAGGGGGGGGAGGTGGTCATAGAGGAGTACCTGGAGGGGGAGGAGGCCACGGTCCTCGCCCTCACCGACGGAAAGACCGTCCTTCCCCTCCTCCCTTCCCAAGACCACAAGCGCCTTTTGGAGGGGGACCAGGGCCCCATGACGGGGGGGATGGGGGCCGTGGCCCCTTACCCCATGGACGAGGCCACCCTAAGGCGGGTGGAGGAGGAGATCCTTAAGCCCCTCCTCCGGGGCCTCCGGGCGGAGGGGGTGGTCTACCGGGGGGTGGTCTACGCCGGCCTCATGCTCACCCGGGAAGGCCCCAAGGTCCTGGAGTTCAACGCCCGCTTCGGCGACCCCGAGGCCCAGGCGGTTCTGCCCCTTCTGGAGGGCGACCTCGTGGAGCTTGCCCTGAAGGTCGCCGAGGGAAGGCTTGCGGGGACGAAGCTTTCCTGGAGGGAAGGGGCTTCGGCCTGCGTGGTCCTCGCCGCCCCGGGCTACCCCGAAAGCCCCAGGAAGGGGATCCCCCTCCACGTCCCCGAGCCCCCGCAAGGGGTCTTGGTCTTCCACGCGGGGACGCGGCGGGAAGGGGGGCGCCTGGTGAGCGCCGGGGGGCGGGTCTTGAACGTGGTGGGCCTGGGGAGGGACCTCAAAGAGGCCCTGGAGCGGGCTTACGCCTACATCCCCCAGGTGGGCTTTCCCGGGGCGGTGTACCGGAGGGACATCGGCCGAAGGGCCCTCGCCCGGCTCAGTACCTGA
- the purN gene encoding phosphoribosylglycinamide formyltransferase: protein MTPFPLGRPARMAVFASGRGTNLEALLQAFPKGHPLGEVVLVLSDNPEAFALERARRRGVEAVALPWRGRRAFEEEALGLLAERRVDLVLLAGFMRLLSPRFVEPWYGRLLNVHPSLLPDYPGLHVHRRVLEAGERETGSTVHFVDQGMDTGPILLQGRVPVLPGDTPETLEARVLRLEHRLYPKAVRLLLRGLAFPPPPDLEARLGREAAGAFLALSPREKPLYLRAWALLRAWGREALVGPAFLGQGGEWGRGAFLAAHLLAGPSPVLLEEVAGLPGEVRARVEEALQVESSP from the coding sequence GTGACGCCCTTTCCCTTGGGGCGGCCCGCTCGGATGGCCGTCTTCGCCTCCGGGCGGGGGACGAACCTCGAGGCCCTCCTCCAGGCCTTCCCCAAGGGGCACCCCTTGGGGGAGGTGGTCCTGGTCCTCTCCGATAACCCCGAGGCCTTCGCCCTGGAGCGGGCGAGGAGGCGGGGGGTGGAGGCGGTGGCCCTCCCCTGGCGGGGGCGGCGGGCCTTTGAGGAGGAGGCCTTGGGGCTTTTGGCGGAGAGGAGGGTGGACCTCGTCCTCCTCGCGGGCTTCATGCGCCTCCTCTCCCCCCGGTTCGTGGAGCCCTGGTACGGCCGCCTCCTCAACGTCCACCCCTCCCTCCTCCCCGACTACCCGGGGCTTCACGTGCACCGGCGGGTCCTGGAGGCGGGGGAAAGGGAGACGGGCTCCACCGTTCACTTCGTGGACCAGGGGATGGACACGGGGCCCATCCTCCTCCAGGGGCGGGTACCCGTCCTCCCCGGGGACACGCCGGAGACCCTGGAGGCCCGCGTCCTCCGCCTGGAGCACCGGCTTTACCCCAAGGCCGTCCGCCTCCTCCTCCGGGGGCTCGCCTTCCCCCCGCCCCCGGACCTCGAGGCCCGGCTCGGGCGGGAGGCGGCGGGGGCCTTCCTGGCCCTCTCCCCGCGGGAAAAGCCCCTCTACCTCAGGGCCTGGGCCCTCCTTCGCGCCTGGGGGCGGGAGGCGCTGGTGGGCCCCGCCTTTTTGGGCCAAGGGGGGGAGTGGGGCCGGGGCGCCTTCCTCGCCGCCCACCTCCTCGCCGGGCCCAGCCCCGTCCTCCTGGAGGAGGTGGCGGGGCTTCCCGGGGAGGTTCGGGCCCGGGTGGAGGAGGCGTTGCAGGTAGAATCCTCACCATGA
- a CDS encoding substrate-binding domain-containing protein: MKRKKPTIHDVAAKAGVGLGTVSRVLNDHPAVRPETRARVLRAMEELGYAPNPHARRIAGGRSYTVSVLLPFVATEFYRRLVEGIEGVLLEQRYDLALFPILSLARLKRYLENTTLAYLTDGLILASYDLTEHFEGGRLPTERPVVLVDAQNPRYDSVYLDNRLGGRLAGAYLARFPGPIFAIAVEEEPDRAFRRTVFAERMAGFREALEEAGRPFSPDRLYTTRHSQEGGRLALRHFLEKASPPLNVFAGADQVALGVLEEAARLGLTPGRDVRVLGFDGHPFAEEAGLSTIAQPVEAMGARAAQLLLERMRGYQGPPREVRFEPVLVERASTGTPPAALYVP; encoded by the coding sequence ATGAAGCGCAAAAAGCCCACCATCCACGATGTGGCGGCCAAGGCGGGCGTGGGCCTCGGCACCGTGAGCCGGGTCCTCAACGACCACCCCGCGGTGCGCCCCGAGACCCGGGCCCGGGTGCTCAGGGCCATGGAGGAGCTGGGCTACGCGCCCAACCCCCACGCCCGCAGGATCGCAGGGGGGCGGAGCTACACGGTGAGCGTCCTCCTTCCCTTCGTGGCCACCGAGTTCTACCGCAGGCTCGTGGAGGGGATTGAGGGCGTCCTCCTGGAGCAGCGCTACGACCTTGCCCTCTTCCCCATCCTCTCCCTGGCCCGGCTTAAGCGCTACCTGGAGAACACCACCCTGGCCTACCTCACCGACGGCCTCATCCTCGCCTCCTACGACCTCACGGAGCACTTTGAGGGAGGGAGGTTGCCCACCGAGCGCCCCGTGGTGCTGGTGGACGCGCAAAACCCCCGCTACGACTCCGTCTACCTGGACAACCGCCTGGGGGGAAGGCTCGCCGGGGCCTACCTCGCCCGCTTCCCGGGGCCCATCTTCGCCATCGCCGTGGAGGAAGAGCCCGACCGGGCCTTCCGCCGCACGGTCTTCGCCGAACGGATGGCGGGCTTCCGGGAGGCCCTGGAGGAGGCCGGCCGCCCCTTCTCCCCCGACCGGCTCTACACCACCCGCCACTCCCAGGAGGGGGGGCGCCTCGCCCTCCGCCACTTCCTGGAGAAGGCCTCCCCGCCCCTCAACGTCTTCGCCGGGGCGGACCAGGTGGCCTTAGGGGTCCTGGAAGAGGCGGCAAGGCTCGGCCTCACCCCCGGGAGGGACGTGCGGGTCCTGGGGTTTGACGGCCACCCCTTCGCCGAGGAGGCGGGGCTTTCCACCATCGCCCAGCCCGTGGAGGCCATGGGGGCCCGGGCGGCCCAGCTCCTCTTGGAGAGGATGCGGGGCTACCAGGGCCCGCCCCGGGAGGTGCGCTTTGAGCCCGTTCTCGTGGAGCGGGCCTCCACCGGCACCCCGCCCGCCGCCCTCTACGTGCCGTAA
- a CDS encoding response regulator transcription factor, with amino-acid sequence MAEVLIVDDEESILVPLEFLFRKAGHRVELARTGEEALSRLAERPYALVVLDLMLPGVDGFQVLEALKARTPAPKVLVLTARGREADRAKAKALGADAFLAKPFGVQDLMAEARRLLEEG; translated from the coding sequence ATGGCCGAGGTGCTGATCGTGGACGATGAGGAAAGCATCCTGGTTCCCCTGGAGTTCCTCTTTCGCAAGGCCGGGCACCGGGTGGAGCTGGCGAGGACGGGGGAGGAGGCCCTAAGCCGCCTCGCCGAGAGGCCCTACGCCCTCGTGGTCCTGGACCTCATGCTCCCCGGGGTGGACGGGTTCCAGGTCCTCGAGGCCCTCAAAGCCCGCACCCCCGCCCCCAAAGTCCTGGTCCTCACCGCCAGAGGACGGGAGGCGGACCGGGCCAAGGCCAAGGCCTTGGGGGCGGACGCCTTCCTGGCCAAACCCTTCGGCGTCCAGGACCTCATGGCGGAGGCGCGCCGCCTCCTGGAGGAAGGATGA
- a CDS encoding YqhA family protein, whose protein sequence is MGWEGIARGVRWVMVLPVLGLLLGSFYFAFHALLEAVKGLSQGLEAALPALVGAVDLALLSAVFLIFSLGLFELFIHKLDLPLDNVLMVKSLADLKAKLGQVIVMILVVKFFEKALAFQPKEALDFFLFAGGVALLAGALWVSARE, encoded by the coding sequence ATGGGGTGGGAAGGAATCGCCCGCGGGGTGCGCTGGGTCATGGTCCTCCCGGTCCTGGGCTTGTTGCTGGGTTCCTTCTACTTCGCCTTCCACGCCCTCCTGGAGGCCGTCAAGGGGTTGTCCCAGGGCCTCGAGGCCGCCCTCCCCGCCCTGGTGGGCGCCGTGGACCTGGCCCTCCTCTCCGCCGTCTTCCTCATCTTCAGCCTGGGCCTCTTTGAGCTTTTCATCCACAAGCTGGACCTCCCCCTGGACAACGTCCTCATGGTGAAAAGCCTCGCCGACCTCAAGGCCAAGCTGGGCCAGGTCATCGTCATGATCCTGGTGGTGAAGTTCTTTGAAAAGGCCCTCGCCTTCCAACCCAAAGAGGCCCTGGACTTCTTCCTCTTCGCGGGAGGGGTCGCCCTCCTGGCCGGGGCCCTTTGGGTCTCCGCCCGGGAGTAG
- a CDS encoding MBL fold metallo-hydrolase, which yields MVKVLDLHFQGAERVIASFLLDSGEGPVLVETGPESCYPRLVEALRAEGVAPEEVRHVFVTHIHLDHAGAAWRLAELGATVYVHPRGAPHLVDPSRLLASAERIYGDGLKALWGEVRGIPEERVRPLADGEVVALGGLEVQAVETLGHASHHHAYRVGDLVFTGDIAGVRIAPGPVLPPTPPPDIHLESWYASLDRLLALRPKALYLTHFGPYEDVEAHLQALRETLEAWAGWVLHRLKEGLSEEEMVRRFEAYWHEGLRGAGVDEAGMRLYALADPPFMNLQGLVRYWRKHHPEALEG from the coding sequence GTGGTGAAGGTCTTGGACCTCCACTTCCAGGGAGCGGAGCGCGTTATCGCGAGCTTCCTCCTGGACTCCGGGGAGGGGCCCGTCCTCGTGGAGACGGGGCCGGAAAGCTGCTACCCGCGGCTCGTGGAGGCCCTGCGGGCGGAGGGGGTGGCCCCCGAGGAGGTGCGCCACGTCTTCGTGACCCACATCCACCTGGACCACGCGGGGGCGGCCTGGCGCCTGGCGGAGCTTGGGGCCACGGTCTACGTCCACCCCAGGGGCGCCCCCCACCTCGTGGACCCCTCCCGGCTCCTCGCCTCGGCGGAAAGGATCTACGGGGACGGGCTCAAGGCCCTCTGGGGCGAGGTCCGGGGGATCCCGGAGGAGCGGGTGCGGCCCCTCGCCGACGGGGAGGTGGTGGCCCTGGGCGGCCTCGAGGTCCAGGCGGTGGAGACGCTGGGGCACGCTTCCCACCACCACGCCTACCGGGTGGGGGACCTCGTCTTCACCGGGGACATCGCCGGGGTGCGCATCGCCCCCGGGCCGGTCCTCCCCCCTACCCCGCCCCCCGACATCCACCTGGAAAGCTGGTACGCCTCCTTGGACCGCCTCCTCGCCCTGCGGCCCAAGGCCCTCTACCTCACCCACTTCGGCCCCTACGAGGACGTGGAGGCCCACCTCCAAGCCCTCAGGGAGACCCTGGAGGCCTGGGCGGGCTGGGTGCTGCACCGCCTGAAGGAAGGGCTTTCCGAGGAGGAGATGGTCCGGCGCTTTGAGGCCTACTGGCACGAGGGCCTTAGGGGGGCCGGGGTGGACGAGGCGGGCATGCGCCTCTACGCCCTCGCCGACCCCCCCTTCATGAACCTCCAGGGCCTCGTGCGCTACTGGCGGAAGCACCACCCGGAGGCTTTGGAGGGTTAG
- a CDS encoding 3'-5' exonuclease, translating into MNALRFLGALLLGLLLVGGSLALGLFLLLEGNPEAQAALWEAVRARPMVPLFTGLLLLGALSLLLYPPFLGYLALTRALGQESEVLLAHPGHRLTPRGPWELRHLARLINRLAEEKERLEQRLKEEAAQAKDLVEAERERLARVLAQLPQGVVLSDERGLVLLYNPKARALLGEGLGVGKSLFGLLDRSLLLHAQSLPQAAFLVQGPKGPLRLKARALEEGFLLLLEEALPEGPSRERLHRLKDKAAGVRALVEVLEREASGEAKRLLQVAREALDEIQGLLQDLTPSPHEEVLAQDLLRLLAGRLEARLALTPGWTLEPEAEGLLVQADTFALAEGLAKTLEGTEEVFLRGGAEGEGLFRLTVLLPREAPRPHPLLAEAAEATGSLWREGNRLVLLLPARKAPSEALKETPAPRALVYDLTLLQVPPGLEDVPLDQLLYTAFDLETTGLDPEQDAVVALGGVHVLGRRVLRQEAFEALVNPGRPISPAATAVHGLTAEMLRDKPPLEAVLPAFRAFVQDTVLVAHNGAFDLAFLRRAGLDQPPLLDTLLLAQLLFPDLKDYRLEALAHRFGVPATGRHTALGDALMTAEVFVRMQPLLFERGLKRLWDVVEACRRLPLARLRY; encoded by the coding sequence ATGAACGCCCTCCGCTTCCTCGGCGCCCTCCTCCTCGGCCTCCTCCTGGTGGGGGGAAGCCTCGCCCTCGGCCTCTTCCTCCTCCTGGAGGGCAACCCCGAGGCCCAGGCCGCCCTTTGGGAAGCGGTGCGGGCCCGGCCCATGGTGCCCCTCTTCACCGGCCTCCTCCTCCTGGGGGCGCTTTCCCTCCTCCTCTACCCGCCCTTCCTGGGCTACCTGGCCTTGACCCGGGCCTTGGGGCAGGAAAGCGAGGTGCTCCTCGCCCACCCCGGGCACCGCCTCACCCCCCGGGGGCCTTGGGAACTGCGCCACCTGGCCCGGCTCATCAACCGGCTGGCGGAGGAAAAGGAAAGGCTGGAGCAAAGGCTTAAGGAGGAGGCGGCCCAGGCCAAGGACCTGGTGGAGGCGGAGCGGGAGCGCCTCGCCCGGGTCCTGGCCCAGCTTCCCCAGGGGGTGGTGCTTTCGGACGAGCGGGGGCTCGTCCTCCTCTACAACCCCAAGGCCCGGGCCCTTCTGGGCGAGGGGCTCGGGGTGGGGAAAAGCCTCTTCGGCCTCCTGGACCGGTCCCTCCTCCTCCACGCCCAGTCCCTGCCCCAGGCCGCCTTCCTGGTCCAGGGCCCCAAGGGGCCTTTGCGCCTGAAGGCGCGGGCCTTGGAGGAGGGGTTTCTCCTCCTCCTGGAGGAGGCCCTCCCCGAAGGGCCGAGCCGGGAGCGGCTCCACCGCCTCAAGGACAAGGCGGCGGGGGTCCGGGCCCTGGTGGAGGTGCTGGAAAGGGAGGCCTCCGGGGAGGCGAAGCGGCTTCTCCAGGTGGCCCGGGAGGCCCTGGACGAGATCCAAGGCCTCCTCCAGGACCTCACCCCAAGCCCCCACGAGGAGGTGCTGGCCCAGGACCTCCTCCGCCTTTTGGCGGGCCGCCTGGAGGCGCGGCTCGCCCTCACCCCCGGGTGGACCCTGGAGCCGGAGGCGGAAGGGCTTCTCGTCCAGGCGGACACCTTCGCCCTGGCGGAGGGGCTCGCCAAGACCTTGGAGGGCACGGAGGAGGTCTTCCTCCGGGGAGGAGCCGAGGGGGAGGGGCTCTTCCGGCTCACCGTCCTCCTCCCCCGGGAAGCCCCCAGGCCCCACCCCCTCCTCGCCGAGGCCGCCGAGGCCACGGGAAGCCTTTGGCGGGAGGGAAACCGGCTCGTCCTCCTCCTCCCCGCCCGCAAAGCGCCCTCCGAGGCCCTAAAAGAGACCCCCGCCCCCAGGGCCCTGGTCTACGACCTCACCCTCCTCCAGGTGCCGCCGGGCCTGGAGGACGTCCCCCTGGACCAGCTCCTCTACACCGCCTTTGACCTGGAAACCACGGGCCTGGACCCCGAGCAAGACGCCGTGGTGGCCCTCGGCGGGGTCCATGTCCTGGGCCGGAGGGTCCTGCGGCAGGAGGCGTTTGAGGCCCTGGTGAACCCGGGGCGCCCCATCTCCCCCGCGGCCACGGCGGTCCACGGCCTCACGGCGGAGATGCTCCGGGACAAGCCCCCCTTGGAGGCGGTCCTCCCCGCCTTCCGCGCCTTCGTCCAGGACACGGTGCTCGTGGCCCACAACGGGGCCTTTGACCTGGCCTTCCTGCGCCGGGCGGGCCTGGACCAGCCCCCGCTCCTGGACACCCTCCTCCTCGCCCAGCTCCTCTTCCCCGACCTCAAGGACTACCGCCTCGAGGCCCTGGCCCACCGCTTCGGCGTCCCCGCCACCGGGCGGCACACCGCCCTGGGCGACGCCCTGATGACGGCGGAGGTCTTCGTGAGGATGCAGCCCCTCCTCTTTGAGCGGGGGCTTAAGCGGCTATGGGACGTGGTGGAAGCCTGCCGCCGCCTCCCCTTGGCCCGGCTCAGGTACTGA
- a CDS encoding fumarylacetoacetate hydrolase family protein — protein sequence MKILRFNEGRWGVLEGELVLETDGPGGNPTGRRYDLASVTLLPPATPTKIVCVGRNYREHIREMGHDFGEDLPKEPGLFLKGPNALARPGNPRDPWGTAEPVPYPFFTQELHYEGELAVVVGDRMRRVPPEKALDHVLGYTIAVDITARDVQKKDLQWVRAKSADKFLPLGPWLETDLDPQNTWIRTYVNGELRQEGHTSQMIFSVAEILAYISGFMTLEPLDVVLTGTPEGVGALRPGDRLEVAVEGVGTLFTLIGPKEERPW from the coding sequence ATGAAGATCCTGCGCTTCAACGAGGGGAGGTGGGGGGTCCTCGAGGGCGAGCTCGTCCTGGAGACGGACGGCCCCGGGGGGAACCCCACGGGAAGGCGGTACGACCTGGCCTCCGTCACCCTGCTGCCCCCGGCCACGCCCACCAAGATCGTCTGCGTAGGGCGGAACTACCGGGAGCACATCCGGGAGATGGGGCACGACTTCGGGGAGGACCTGCCCAAGGAGCCCGGCCTCTTCCTCAAGGGGCCCAACGCCCTGGCCCGGCCCGGGAACCCCAGGGACCCGTGGGGCACCGCCGAGCCCGTCCCCTACCCCTTTTTCACACAGGAGCTCCACTACGAGGGGGAGCTTGCCGTGGTCGTGGGGGATAGGATGCGCCGTGTTCCTCCGGAGAAGGCCCTGGACCACGTCCTGGGCTACACCATCGCCGTGGACATCACCGCCCGGGACGTGCAGAAGAAGGACCTCCAGTGGGTCCGGGCCAAGAGCGCCGACAAGTTCCTCCCCTTGGGCCCCTGGCTGGAAACCGATCTGGACCCCCAGAACACCTGGATCCGCACCTACGTGAACGGGGAGCTCCGCCAGGAGGGGCACACCTCCCAGATGATCTTCAGCGTGGCCGAGATCCTCGCCTACATCTCGGGCTTCATGACCCTGGAGCCTTTGGACGTGGTCCTCACCGGGACCCCCGAGGGCGTGGGGGCCCTGAGGCCCGGGGACCGGTTGGAGGTGGCCGTGGAGGGCGTGGGGACCCTCTTCACCCTCATCGGGCCCAAGGAGGAGAGGCCGTGGTGA
- a CDS encoding glycerol-3-phosphate acyltransferase: MAYLVFAYLVGSLVAGLLFFPEVRGKDLPGGSGVFRRKGPWAALLAVAFDLGKGALVALLTPEAYLPWAGALLVAGHTWPVFFRFRGGGGIAPSLGFFLVWRPAETFWAALFGLVVAGLYHLLFWGRRRKGIYPIPFGAIFGYLLLVYTLSGEARLGALLVAGVVLLRGLQILAGRW; the protein is encoded by the coding sequence GTGGCCTACCTGGTTTTCGCCTACCTCGTGGGCTCCTTGGTGGCCGGGCTCCTCTTCTTCCCGGAGGTGCGGGGAAAGGACCTCCCCGGGGGCTCGGGGGTCTTCCGGAGGAAGGGGCCCTGGGCGGCCCTCCTCGCGGTGGCCTTTGACCTGGGCAAGGGGGCGCTGGTGGCCCTTTTGACCCCGGAGGCCTACCTTCCCTGGGCCGGGGCCTTGCTCGTGGCCGGACACACCTGGCCCGTTTTCTTCCGCTTTAGGGGCGGCGGCGGCATCGCCCCCTCCCTCGGCTTCTTCCTCGTCTGGCGGCCAGCGGAGACCTTCTGGGCCGCCCTCTTCGGCCTTGTTGTGGCGGGGCTTTACCACCTCCTCTTCTGGGGGAGGCGGCGCAAGGGGATCTACCCCATCCCCTTTGGGGCCATCTTCGGCTACCTCCTCCTCGTCTACACCCTCTCCGGGGAGGCGAGGCTTGGGGCGCTTCTCGTGGCGGGGGTCGTCCTCCTCCGGGGCCTGCAAATCCTGGCGGGCAGGTGGTAG